The following coding sequences lie in one Candidatus Woesearchaeota archaeon genomic window:
- a CDS encoding HAD family hydrolase, with protein sequence MIKNIIFDWSGTLSDDWDSGHAAAMRIFKKLGLKVLSSEKHKKEFILPYMNFYKKYKKDIGKKEIDRLFFKEINSVNEPKPFPKAEKILSFFKTKGIKLAILSSHPQKKLEKELKNYGFQKFFIEVKGSVHDKREAISGIMKRNRFNNKETAYIGDMTHDLDAGKEAKVTVIAVSWGYQPKEKLSKENPDFIIDDLDELKNVIRIK encoded by the coding sequence ATGATTAAAAACATTATTTTTGACTGGTCTGGAACACTTAGTGATGATTGGGATAGCGGCCATGCTGCTGCAATGCGGATTTTCAAAAAATTAGGATTAAAAGTTTTAAGTTCAGAAAAACATAAAAAAGAATTTATCCTGCCGTATATGAATTTTTATAAAAAATATAAGAAGGATATTGGTAAGAAAGAAATTGACAGATTATTCTTCAAAGAAATAAACTCAGTTAATGAGCCAAAACCATTTCCCAAAGCAGAAAAGATATTAAGCTTTTTTAAAACAAAGGGGATTAAGTTGGCCATTTTAAGTTCACACCCGCAGAAAAAACTGGAAAAAGAACTGAAAAACTATGGTTTTCAAAAATTTTTCATAGAAGTAAAAGGAAGCGTGCATGATAAAAGAGAAGCGATATCAGGGATAATGAAAAGAAATAGGTTCAATAATAAAGAGACCGCTTATATAGGGGACATGACTCATGACCTAGATGCAGGCAAAGAAGCAAAAGTAACTGTAATCGCAGTTTCTTGGGGATATCAGCCAAAAGAAAAGCTGTCAAAGGAAAACCCTGATTTCATCATAGATGATTTGGATGAACTTAAAAATGTTATTCGCATAAAATGA
- a CDS encoding queuosine precursor transporter: MKKTLKIKNRETNFKYFDIILGLFVAVLLISNIASSKILNLGPFTFDGGTILFPLAYIFGDVLTEVYGYKRSRKVIWTGFFSIILASIIFWIVGLLPPAIGWGNQKAYDAILGVVPRIVLGSLIAYFAGEFSNSYVLAKMKIWTKGRWLWARTIGSTIVGEGVDTLLFVLIAFLGILPLSLLIAIIISNYIFKVGVEVLFTPITYKIVRFLKIKENEDYYDHKTNFNPFAAK, encoded by the coding sequence ATGAAAAAAACCCTAAAAATAAAAAACCGAGAAACAAATTTCAAGTACTTCGACATAATCTTAGGATTATTTGTTGCTGTTTTATTGATCTCAAATATTGCAAGCTCAAAAATCCTGAATTTGGGCCCATTCACCTTTGATGGCGGCACGATCTTGTTCCCATTGGCGTACATCTTCGGCGATGTTCTGACAGAAGTTTACGGCTACAAAAGATCAAGAAAAGTAATCTGGACTGGATTTTTCTCCATAATTCTGGCGAGCATAATTTTCTGGATCGTAGGACTGCTGCCGCCGGCTATTGGCTGGGGAAACCAAAAAGCTTATGATGCAATCCTTGGAGTTGTGCCAAGGATTGTTTTAGGCTCATTAATTGCTTACTTCGCAGGAGAATTCTCAAATTCTTATGTTCTCGCTAAGATGAAAATATGGACAAAAGGAAGATGGCTCTGGGCAAGGACAATCGGATCAACAATAGTCGGAGAGGGCGTTGATACGTTGCTATTCGTCTTGATTGCATTTCTCGGAATTTTGCCTTTATCTCTGTTGATTGCAATAATTATCTCGAACTATATATTCAAAGTGGGAGTTGAAGTTTTATTCACGCCAATAACTTACAAAATTGTCAGATTTTTGAAAATAAAGGAAAATGAAGATTATTATGACCATAAAACAAACTTCAACCCTTTTGCAGCAAAATGA
- the queA gene encoding tRNA preQ1(34) S-adenosylmethionine ribosyltransferase-isomerase QueA, which yields MKLSDFDYSLDKSFIAQHPAEPKDHSKLMVVKNSKIEHKHFYNIICYLKRGDVLVINETKVLPNKIVGNKISGGKAEFIINKSLKNNVCECLIKTRKPKIGSEFIFKNKIKGKITNKKNNLFEVKFNKNMNKIIEKIGELPTPPYVKSKIRKDSEYQTIYSKAKGSLAAPTAGLHFTKNLLKKLKNKGVKIARLTLHISFSTFSHIREGDFTKHRMEPEYFSISKKNAEIINKRKGRLFVVGTTSLKALESLNKNKKIIARSGYSNLFIYPGYKFKNKVDGFITNFHLPKSSLLLLTCAFYGRKNILKAYKEAIKNNYRFFSFGDAMLLLKENSHPQYLCL from the coding sequence ATGAAATTGTCTGATTTTGATTACAGTCTTGACAAAAGCTTTATTGCGCAGCATCCTGCTGAGCCGAAGGACCACTCTAAATTAATGGTTGTAAAAAACAGCAAAATTGAGCACAAGCATTTTTACAATATCATTTGTTATCTGAAAAGAGGCGACGTTCTCGTCATTAATGAAACAAAAGTCCTGCCAAATAAAATTGTCGGGAATAAGATCAGCGGAGGCAAAGCTGAATTTATCATAAATAAAAGCCTGAAAAATAATGTATGCGAATGCCTTATCAAAACAAGAAAGCCAAAAATAGGGTCAGAATTCATTTTTAAAAATAAAATAAAAGGAAAAATAACAAATAAAAAAAATAACCTGTTTGAAGTAAAATTCAATAAGAACATGAATAAAATAATAGAGAAAATCGGAGAACTCCCGACTCCGCCATATGTTAAAAGCAAAATAAGGAAAGACAGCGAATACCAGACTATCTATTCCAAAGCAAAAGGATCATTGGCAGCGCCGACTGCGGGCCTGCATTTTACAAAAAACCTGTTAAAAAAACTAAAAAACAAGGGAGTTAAAATAGCAAGATTGACATTGCACATTTCTTTCAGCACATTTTCGCACATAAGGGAAGGGGATTTTACAAAGCACAGGATGGAGCCGGAATATTTTTCAATCAGCAAAAAGAATGCAGAAATAATAAACAAAAGAAAAGGAAGGTTGTTCGTTGTCGGAACAACTTCATTAAAAGCTCTGGAATCTTTGAACAAAAATAAAAAAATAATTGCCAGATCAGGATATTCAAATCTGTTCATTTACCCGGGTTATAAATTTAAAAACAAGGTTGACGGCTTCATAACTAACTTTCATCTTCCGAAATCTTCTTTGTTGCTGTTAACCTGCGCATTTTATGGGAGAAAAAACATTCTGAAGGCCTATAAAGAAGCGATAAAAAACAATTACAGGTTTTTCAGCTTTGGAGATGCAATGCTGCTTCTCAAAGAAAACTCGCATCCACAATATCTCTGCCTGTAA
- a CDS encoding epoxyqueuosine reductase QueH — protein MEKLLLHVCCAPCSTHAIEFLKSRYDLVLFFSNSNICPEEEFDKRSENAKKIAEVSDLKIVFDDYKHKEWLEFVKGLENEPERGKRCWKCFEFNLRKTAEKARELGFDCFTTTLTISPHKDSKKIFEIGKNLETGEIRFLDIDFKKKDGFKHSVELAKKHDLYRQRYCGCEFSLRSSIASPKLKNL, from the coding sequence ATGGAAAAATTACTGCTGCATGTCTGCTGCGCGCCATGCTCGACGCATGCAATTGAATTTCTGAAATCAAGGTATGATTTAGTTTTATTTTTTTCCAATTCAAATATTTGCCCTGAAGAAGAATTTGATAAACGGTCTGAGAATGCAAAGAAGATTGCAGAAGTTTCTGATCTAAAAATAGTTTTTGATGACTATAAGCATAAAGAATGGCTTGAGTTTGTCAAAGGCCTTGAGAATGAGCCAGAAAGAGGCAAGAGATGCTGGAAATGCTTTGAATTCAATCTAAGGAAAACTGCTGAAAAAGCCAGGGAATTGGGCTTTGACTGCTTTACAACAACACTAACTATAAGCCCGCACAAGGATTCAAAGAAGATTTTTGAAATTGGGAAAAATCTTGAAACCGGGGAAATACGATTTTTGGATATTGATTTCAAGAAAAAAGACGGGTTTAAGCATTCTGTCGAATTAGCTAAGAAACATGATCTTTACAGGCAGAGATATTGTGGATGCGAGTTTTCTTTGAGAAGCAGCATTGCATCTCCAAAGCTGAAAAACCTGTAA
- the pcn gene encoding proliferating cell nuclear antigen (pcna) — MKLTLAEPKYLKESIAIISDLVNEARFKVTKDAIELIAMDPANVAMVIYKLLSSSFVEYDAKGTTEFAINMSNLKQILRRAGPSDMLTMELDSDNRLKITLKSASTRVFSLPVIDIEEREQRIPELAFPISIKMPCNVLNDAIDDVDVVGESVSFALESGKFVVSAEGDLSKARIEIKPADEIKIISDAKDNVKAKYSIEYLKKMIGGSKIADEVLIQFNKDYPLKLDYRTINKVELAFILAPRVENE, encoded by the coding sequence ATGAAACTTACACTTGCTGAGCCGAAATACCTTAAGGAAAGCATAGCTATAATTTCTGATCTTGTTAACGAAGCCCGCTTCAAGGTTACAAAGGATGCAATTGAACTGATTGCAATGGACCCTGCAAATGTTGCAATGGTTATTTATAAGCTGCTGAGCAGCTCTTTTGTTGAGTATGATGCGAAGGGAACCACGGAGTTTGCAATCAACATGAGCAATCTGAAGCAGATATTGAGGAGAGCAGGCCCTTCTGATATGCTTACAATGGAGCTAGATTCCGACAACCGCCTGAAGATAACATTAAAAAGCGCATCTACAAGGGTGTTCTCGCTGCCTGTCATCGATATAGAAGAGAGAGAGCAAAGAATCCCTGAGCTGGCTTTTCCAATTTCAATAAAAATGCCGTGCAATGTTTTAAATGACGCAATAGATGATGTTGATGTTGTCGGCGAGTCAGTGAGCTTTGCGCTTGAGTCGGGGAAATTTGTTGTTTCTGCTGAAGGCGACTTGTCAAAAGCGAGGATTGAAATAAAGCCGGCTGATGAAATTAAAATAATTTCTGATGCGAAAGATAATGTAAAGGCAAAGTATTCAATAGAGTACCTTAAAAAGATGATCGGCGGCTCTAAAATAGCAGATGAGGTTTTGATACAGTTCAACAAGGATTATCCTTTGAAGCTTGATTACAGGACAATCAATAAGGTTGAGCTTGCGTTCATACTTGCGCCAAGAGTTGAGAACGAGTAA
- a CDS encoding RNase J family beta-CASP ribonuclease — protein MVEIFAIGGYNEVGKNMTAIKVGDEIVILDMGIHLDSYIKYTQDEDIENLKESDLRKAGAVPDDMLIYDLRKKVIAIIPSHAHLDHVGAIPYCSNKYDAPIICTPFTAAVIKAIMRDEKINLRNEIKSLNINSKIKLSEDITVEFINVTHSTPQTIIVALHTKEGVILYANDFKFDLYPTSGQKPNFERLEELGKEGVFALIVDSTYASLAQKMPSESVAQQMLKDVMLGTNSRGKAVVITTFSSHIARLKSIIEFGRKMNRKIVFLGRSLAKYSYAAEDIGLAYFSKDAEIVKFGSKVKRKLNEIMKKGKEKYLLVVTGHQGELKSTLSRMADLKTPFIFDSEDHVIFSARVIPTPTNIENRAILEKKLRELGCRIFTDIHVSGHAAREDLRDMINLVKPKHVIPAHGEPSMLSSLIDLSIEMGYKKENAHLMQNGSKLSL, from the coding sequence ATGGTTGAGATTTTTGCAATTGGCGGCTATAATGAAGTTGGAAAGAATATGACTGCCATCAAAGTCGGAGATGAAATTGTTATTCTTGATATGGGCATACACCTGGACAGCTATATAAAATACACGCAAGATGAGGATATTGAAAATTTAAAAGAATCAGACCTTAGAAAGGCAGGGGCTGTTCCTGACGATATGCTGATATATGATTTAAGAAAAAAAGTTATAGCGATTATTCCAAGCCACGCGCATCTGGACCATGTTGGCGCCATCCCATACTGCTCCAATAAGTATGACGCTCCAATCATATGCACGCCATTCACGGCAGCCGTTATAAAGGCAATCATGAGGGATGAAAAAATAAATTTAAGAAATGAAATAAAATCCTTAAACATAAATTCAAAAATAAAATTATCAGAAGACATTACTGTTGAATTTATAAATGTAACACATTCCACCCCCCAGACAATAATTGTTGCATTGCACACTAAAGAAGGCGTTATTTTATATGCTAATGACTTTAAGTTTGATTTATACCCGACATCAGGGCAGAAGCCGAATTTTGAAAGGTTAGAAGAACTTGGCAAGGAAGGAGTTTTTGCTTTAATTGTCGATTCAACATACGCTTCTTTGGCGCAAAAAATGCCTTCAGAATCAGTTGCGCAGCAAATGCTTAAAGACGTTATGCTTGGCACAAACTCAAGAGGAAAAGCTGTTGTTATCACAACTTTTTCAAGCCATATTGCGAGGCTTAAGTCGATAATTGAATTTGGAAGGAAAATGAACAGAAAGATTGTTTTTCTTGGAAGAAGCCTGGCAAAGTACAGCTATGCAGCAGAAGATATTGGACTGGCTTATTTCTCAAAAGATGCTGAAATAGTAAAATTTGGCAGCAAGGTGAAGAGAAAATTAAACGAAATAATGAAAAAAGGCAAGGAAAAATATCTTTTGGTTGTAACTGGCCATCAAGGCGAGCTTAAATCGACATTGTCGAGAATGGCTGACCTGAAAACGCCGTTTATTTTTGATTCGGAAGATCACGTTATTTTTTCTGCGAGAGTCATTCCTACCCCAACAAACATTGAAAACAGGGCAATTCTCGAGAAGAAATTAAGAGAGCTTGGATGCAGGATTTTCACAGACATTCATGTAAGCGGCCATGCTGCAAGGGAAGACTTAAGGGATATGATAAATCTTGTAAAGCCCAAGCATGTAATCCCCGCGCACGGAGAGCCTTCGATGCTTTCTTCTTTGATAGACTTGTCAATTGAAATGGGGTACAAAAAGGAGAATGCTCATTTAATGCAGAATGGCAGTAAGCTTTCTTTGTAA
- a CDS encoding bifunctional N(6)-L-threonylcarbamoyladenine synthase/serine/threonine protein kinase, with the protein MICLGIESTAHTFSAGVIGEKGKILANVKDSYTTEKGGIHPKEAKEHHLRVKDKVVGDALLKANISLKDIDLISFSQGPGLAPCLIVGMEKSKELSRKLNVPLVGVNHCICHLEIGKLLTKSKDPVLLYVSGANTQVIAYEGGKYRIFGETLDNGVGNFIDAFARELGLGFPGGPKIYELALKGKKYIELPYCVKGMDISVGGILTNLKQKIKSGEFIKEDLAYSCQETVFSMLVEVAERAMAHCGKNELLLGGGVACNKRLQEMCIKMCNDRKSNCFIPPNDVLTDNGLMIAWQGILERKKATKDLDKIDIRPYWRTDQVDVDWR; encoded by the coding sequence ATGATCTGTCTCGGAATAGAATCAACTGCGCATACTTTTAGCGCAGGCGTAATAGGTGAAAAAGGAAAAATATTGGCGAATGTTAAAGACAGCTATACAACTGAGAAAGGCGGAATACATCCGAAGGAAGCGAAAGAGCATCATTTAAGGGTTAAGGATAAGGTTGTTGGCGATGCCTTGCTAAAAGCAAATATTTCTCTGAAAGATATTGATTTGATTTCATTTTCACAAGGCCCTGGTCTTGCTCCATGCCTTATTGTCGGAATGGAAAAGTCAAAAGAGCTTTCGAGAAAATTAAATGTTCCTCTTGTCGGAGTAAATCACTGCATATGCCATCTCGAGATTGGAAAGCTGTTGACAAAATCCAAAGACCCGGTTCTGCTTTATGTTTCAGGCGCAAATACGCAGGTTATTGCCTATGAAGGCGGCAAATACAGGATTTTTGGAGAAACACTTGATAATGGCGTCGGTAATTTCATCGATGCCTTTGCCCGCGAGCTTGGGCTTGGCTTTCCAGGCGGTCCGAAGATTTATGAGCTTGCATTAAAAGGCAAGAAATATATTGAGCTGCCTTACTGTGTTAAGGGAATGGACATTTCAGTCGGAGGGATTTTAACAAATTTAAAGCAAAAGATAAAATCCGGAGAATTCATCAAAGAAGATTTGGCTTATTCATGCCAGGAAACTGTTTTTTCAATGCTTGTTGAAGTTGCAGAAAGGGCAATGGCGCATTGCGGTAAAAATGAGCTGCTTCTTGGCGGCGGAGTAGCGTGCAATAAAAGATTGCAGGAGATGTGCATTAAGATGTGCAATGACAGAAAGAGCAATTGTTTTATTCCGCCAAATGATGTTCTCACAGACAATGGCCTCATGATCGCCTGGCAAGGGATCTTGGAAAGAAAGAAAGCAACTAAAGATTTAGATAAGATCGACATCAGGCCTTATTGGAGGACAGATCAAGTGGATGTGGATTGGAGATAA
- a CDS encoding Lrp/AsnC family transcriptional regulator — translation MTKKLDLYDYKLLHELDGNSRKSASEIGKKIRLSKVSVNQRIKKLQNKGIISNFMVQVNYRKIGYTTCHAFYKLQNISLDEEKRFYAFLLDHRLLGNVARIDGNFDAYLVFLYKNNEDVEKILLEINQHFGKYIKERTILPVVNARYFGRRYLIKSESIPPIKREKEEKIIELNKVDHSLLQILSQNARIPIVELAEKLKITKDIAHYRIKKLVKEGILQKFTINLNHEKFGNSFYKILINQNYEKDENEFLSQISTCQNLIRTIKVIGSWDLELDFEVTNVQEMRAILKEIKETSGEYMRDYNSLFVYQTDKLNYYPF, via the coding sequence ATGACAAAGAAATTAGACTTATATGACTATAAACTACTTCATGAATTAGATGGGAATTCGAGAAAATCTGCATCAGAGATAGGCAAGAAAATAAGACTTTCTAAAGTTTCTGTTAATCAAAGAATAAAGAAATTGCAAAATAAGGGCATTATAAGTAACTTTATGGTGCAGGTTAATTATAGAAAAATAGGTTATACTACCTGTCATGCTTTTTACAAACTTCAAAACATTTCATTAGATGAAGAAAAAAGATTTTACGCTTTTCTTTTAGATCATAGACTCCTAGGAAATGTTGCCAGAATAGATGGCAATTTTGATGCATATCTTGTTTTTCTCTATAAAAATAATGAGGACGTAGAGAAAATTTTATTGGAGATAAATCAACATTTCGGCAAGTACATTAAAGAAAGGACAATCCTTCCAGTTGTTAATGCAAGGTATTTTGGCAGAAGATATTTAATAAAATCTGAATCAATTCCGCCAATAAAAAGGGAAAAAGAAGAAAAAATAATCGAACTTAATAAAGTAGACCATTCTTTACTGCAGATTCTCTCACAAAATGCCAGAATACCCATTGTAGAATTAGCTGAAAAATTAAAAATAACAAAAGATATAGCTCACTATAGGATTAAGAAACTGGTAAAAGAAGGAATTTTGCAGAAATTTACTATAAATCTAAATCATGAAAAGTTTGGAAACTCTTTCTATAAAATCTTAATTAATCAAAATTATGAAAAAGACGAGAATGAATTTCTGTCTCAGATTTCAACATGCCAAAATCTGATAAGAACTATAAAAGTCATTGGTTCATGGGACTTGGAATTAGATTTTGAAGTAACTAATGTTCAAGAAATGCGAGCAATCTTAAAAGAAATAAAAGAAACTAGCGGAGAATACATGAGAGATTATAATTCTCTGTTTGTGTATCAAACTGACAAATTAAATTATTACCCTTTCTAA
- a CDS encoding radical SAM protein, whose amino-acid sequence MAKLKRAAFTLWSKCNGSCGYCFNRERKQDELQLRDSQSISLNEFQGILREAKFLGLEDIELSGGEPFLHPKIVLDMVKYAGNNEILAGIFTNGTLLNGEILNSLSDVGVAWLRFSLGGYDFKTHSLERKGTPKMFENVINAVNYSIQKGIKTRLFVPITQRTFPFIERTSDFIAEQFPGLEHVAFDCYIPNGVPEKDKRFLMSPEQHYAAIDSLLKSRRKHEGKLKVIPYYGCFEFLSPEWAGEEVLKSQCGKERLAFLANGDVTPCLCTLDVLGNFREEGFNLKKIVETMPHPEHYDFSSYAPCSSCNKYQICHDSWCPSLTVNGRGNYQATPSTCPAVRKFESSVKDGITPEEAIKQALERHNLR is encoded by the coding sequence ATGGCAAAACTTAAGAGAGCGGCATTTACATTATGGAGCAAATGCAATGGTAGCTGTGGCTATTGTTTTAATAGAGAAAGAAAACAAGACGAACTTCAGCTCAGGGATAGCCAAAGCATTAGCTTAAATGAATTTCAAGGAATTTTAAGGGAAGCAAAATTCTTAGGGTTAGAAGATATCGAATTAAGCGGTGGTGAGCCATTTCTTCACCCCAAAATAGTTTTAGACATGGTAAAATATGCTGGCAATAATGAAATACTTGCAGGAATTTTCACAAATGGCACTTTGCTTAATGGCGAGATATTAAATTCTCTTAGCGATGTAGGAGTTGCATGGCTAAGATTTAGTCTTGGAGGCTATGATTTTAAAACACACTCGCTTGAAAGAAAAGGCACTCCTAAAATGTTTGAGAATGTAATAAATGCAGTTAATTATTCTATCCAGAAAGGCATTAAAACACGGCTTTTTGTTCCAATAACACAAAGAACATTTCCTTTTATAGAAAGAACAAGTGATTTTATTGCCGAACAATTTCCAGGACTCGAACATGTAGCATTCGATTGTTATATCCCTAATGGAGTGCCTGAAAAAGACAAAAGATTTCTGATGTCTCCAGAACAACATTATGCCGCCATAGATTCCCTCCTTAAATCAAGAAGAAAGCACGAAGGAAAATTAAAAGTAATCCCTTATTACGGTTGTTTTGAATTTTTAAGTCCTGAATGGGCTGGTGAAGAAGTTCTAAAATCTCAATGTGGAAAAGAAAGACTTGCATTTTTGGCTAATGGAGATGTAACTCCGTGCTTGTGCACTCTTGATGTTCTTGGAAATTTTAGAGAAGAAGGGTTCAATTTAAAGAAAATAGTTGAAACAATGCCGCATCCAGAACATTATGATTTCTCATCCTATGCGCCTTGCTCATCTTGTAATAAATATCAAATCTGCCATGATTCTTGGTGCCCTTCTTTAACTGTTAATGGAAGAGGAAATTATCAAGCAACACCTTCAACATGTCCTGCTGTAAGAAAATTCGAATCTTCCGTTAAAGATGGAATAACCCCTGAAGAAGCAATTAAACAAGCACTTGAGAGGCATAATTTAAGATGA
- the lonB gene encoding ATP-dependent protease LonB, with the protein MPLNFKSTSEISVSKRIIEQVIGQDAAVEIMKKAALQRRHVLLIGEPGTGKSMLGLGLAEMLPKEKLVDTVSFPNPNDENTPLIRTMPAGKGRDLVFRARIQTTSSFKNQTILLFIVVLIVSLLPYYFWRSGQISDIIFAASMMTGIIFIIGFMLFLNLNKRMSANVKESVPKVIVDNFNQKHAPFMDATGAHAGALLGDVLHDPFQSGGLGTPAHERVVAGMIHKANMGVLFVDEIATLEPATQQELLTALQEGKYPITGQSERSAGAMVRTEAVPCTFILVAAGNAETVARMHPALRSRIRGYGYEVFMKETIQDTPENRDKIAVFVAQEVAKDKKIPHFSREAVDAIIEEARYKANRKDHLTLRLRELGGLIRAAGDLAKEQNSKLVEKKHIAEAKKIARTLEQQMADRYIERKKEYEVIVTEGRKIGRVNGLAVIGSEDAYSGIILPIDSEVAFGGKEKEIIATGKLGEIAREAVKNVSAIIKKYFGEDVKDYDIHVQFLQTYEGVEGDSASIAVAASIISALKNIPVKQDVAMTGSLSVRGEVLPVGGVSSKVEAAFEAGIKKVIVPKSNMQDIIIDKKKLEKIEIIPVENISQVLEQALYWKGKEGLLKRIRKMKQ; encoded by the coding sequence ATGCCTCTTAATTTCAAGTCAACATCTGAAATTTCAGTCTCAAAAAGAATAATAGAGCAGGTCATAGGCCAGGACGCAGCTGTAGAAATCATGAAAAAGGCAGCATTGCAGAGGCGCCACGTTCTGCTCATAGGCGAGCCTGGAACCGGAAAATCAATGTTAGGGCTTGGCCTGGCTGAAATGCTGCCAAAGGAAAAGCTTGTAGATACTGTTTCATTTCCAAATCCGAATGATGAGAATACGCCTTTAATAAGAACAATGCCTGCAGGAAAAGGCCGCGACCTTGTCTTCAGGGCAAGGATTCAAACTACATCTTCATTCAAGAATCAAACAATCCTTCTGTTCATTGTTGTTTTAATAGTTTCTTTATTGCCTTATTATTTCTGGAGAAGCGGGCAAATATCAGACATTATATTTGCAGCATCTATGATGACAGGAATAATCTTCATAATCGGATTTATGCTGTTCCTTAATCTGAACAAAAGAATGAGCGCTAATGTCAAGGAATCTGTCCCAAAAGTCATTGTAGATAATTTTAACCAGAAACATGCGCCATTTATGGATGCAACTGGAGCGCATGCAGGAGCTTTGCTCGGCGATGTACTTCATGATCCGTTTCAATCCGGGGGCCTTGGCACTCCTGCGCATGAAAGAGTTGTAGCCGGGATGATCCACAAGGCAAACATGGGAGTTCTTTTTGTTGATGAAATCGCAACATTAGAGCCGGCAACGCAGCAGGAATTATTGACAGCGCTGCAGGAAGGGAAATACCCCATAACAGGGCAGAGCGAAAGATCAGCAGGAGCAATGGTCAGGACAGAAGCTGTGCCTTGCACTTTTATTTTAGTTGCTGCAGGAAATGCAGAAACAGTTGCAAGAATGCACCCGGCATTGCGTTCTCGTATCAGAGGCTATGGATATGAAGTTTTTATGAAAGAGACTATCCAGGATACTCCTGAAAACCGGGACAAAATAGCTGTTTTTGTTGCGCAGGAAGTTGCAAAAGACAAAAAAATCCCTCACTTCAGCAGGGAAGCAGTTGATGCAATAATTGAAGAAGCGCGCTATAAAGCTAATAGAAAAGACCATCTTACATTAAGATTGAGGGAATTAGGCGGACTGATAAGAGCGGCAGGCGATCTTGCAAAAGAGCAGAATTCCAAACTAGTTGAAAAGAAGCACATAGCTGAGGCAAAGAAAATTGCCAGGACACTGGAGCAGCAGATGGCTGACAGGTATATTGAAAGGAAAAAAGAATATGAAGTTATTGTGACAGAAGGCAGGAAGATAGGAAGAGTAAATGGCCTGGCTGTTATCGGATCAGAAGACGCTTACTCAGGCATAATACTGCCCATTGACTCGGAAGTTGCTTTTGGCGGAAAAGAAAAAGAGATAATTGCAACAGGCAAATTAGGGGAGATAGCAAGAGAGGCTGTTAAAAACGTTTCTGCAATAATCAAGAAATACTTCGGAGAGGATGTTAAGGATTATGATATACATGTACAATTTCTGCAGACCTATGAAGGCGTTGAAGGCGACTCAGCAAGCATAGCAGTTGCAGCTTCAATAATCTCTGCATTGAAAAATATTCCAGTCAAGCAGGATGTTGCAATGACCGGCAGCCTGTCTGTCAGAGGCGAAGTGCTGCCTGTTGGCGGAGTTTCCTCAAAAGTTGAAGCTGCATTTGAAGCAGGAATCAAAAAAGTAATTGTTCCGAAATCAAACATGCAGGACATAATCATTGATAAGAAAAAGCTTGAAAAAATAGAGATCATCCCGGTTGAGAACATTTCCCAGGTTCTGGAGCAGGCATTGTATTGGAAAGGCAAGGAAGGGCTTCTGAAAAGGATAAGAAAGATGAAACAGTAA
- a CDS encoding metal-dependent hydrolase, with protein MLFITHILFAFLLSLFAKDLFNLNLFNYLMFLAIILFFSIFPDIDTPRSKLGRRIRPLSNIIKSIFGHRKLFHSLFFIFLLFVFLFMLFNFINKSIIYAIILGYTSHLFLDSLTKEGINFLYPFSKLKIEGFINTNSLIEHILVVALTAMIIFKLMGGI; from the coding sequence ATGCTCTTCATAACCCACATTTTATTCGCATTTTTGCTCTCTCTATTCGCAAAGGATCTTTTTAATTTAAACCTCTTTAACTATTTGATGTTCTTGGCAATAATCTTGTTTTTCTCCATTTTCCCTGACATTGACACACCAAGATCAAAGCTCGGCAGAAGAATAAGGCCGTTGTCAAACATTATAAAATCCATATTTGGACATCGAAAATTATTCCACAGCTTGTTTTTTATATTTTTATTATTTGTTTTTTTATTTATGCTATTTAACTTCATAAATAAATCAATAATTTACGCAATAATCCTCGGATATACTTCTCACTTATTTCTCGATTCATTGACGAAGGAAGGAATTAACTTTTTATACCCATTTTCGAAGCTTAAAATCGAAGGTTTTATAAATACAAATTCACTTATAGAGCATATATTGGTTGTTGCCTTAACAGCCATGATCATATTTAAGTTAATGGGTGGAATTTAA